AAAGGAGACCAGGTTCGAGTGTATGGAATCATCCGTTGTATTAAAAAGAAAAAAATTGCAAAACTCAAAGATTATCTTTGGTATCATATCTATGCAGATCCAGACCCTATGGTGGATTACTCTTGGACATATATCGAAGTAGAAGCAAGGAGTGCATGGGAAACGCTCACGGGTGAAAAAGCACCTGAATTTGATAATTCCGATCAGTATGCTTCCGCACTGTCCAAAAAGAAAGAATTATTACCTGAGGCCATCCTCCATCCCGAAAAATATAGCACCCAACATGTATTCGAGAGAATTCGTGAAACTAAATACAAACATGAGGATGTCATTCGATATGGTGGTCCTTGGCTTGTAGAATCATTACGATATTCTACTGATGAATACAAATATTCAGGATCTTATGACAGGTGGGAGGCAATCAAAGCCTTATTCATACAAGGTCCGGGAGTATATCCATATTTTCTGGAAATTTTCAAACTACCATATGCTGACTCATCATGGAAAACTTATTTATTACAATTTATGCGAGTGATGGAACCTGAATCTTTGAAGTGGAAAAAGGTTCTTACGATGGAGGCAGATCAAATCAAACCACTACTCGAAGAACCAACACCTAATTGGTATGTATGGACTGATTTACTAGCTGCTAAATTGTTTTTGTTAGAGGGTGATGCTTCTTTTGAAACGATTTCAAAAGTCATTATTAGACGTTTAGATATGACAAATCATGAATCTTATGATTCGAGTATTTATGAAGAAGTTTTGGGGTTAAGACTTCCATTACTTTGGAGATGGTTTGGTAAAAAAGGAGACGATCTGATCCAAAAACATTGGAAAGAAACCAAATCTAGTTCTGAAACACGCACCATGTTAGATATGGCAGCCAGACGCAAGTTAAACGATAAAATTCCTGATATGCCAAAAATTGATAATGCTGGGATTTTACTTACCTTCTACCCAGAGGAGCGTGAATATGGTTGGCATACATGGATTCATATGACTCATGACGTGGTTCGATTCGGAACAAATGAATTTCATTTGCAATCTGTGTTGCCCGATTCAAAAACAGAATCAAGCATCACATCTGCTGGTGAGCATTTAGAAATGATCTGGAAGATGGCAAACATTCTAGGATATACAGTATCAAAGAAAAAACCAAAAGTGAAAAAGTAAACTAACCCTTCCCCACTGACTTTGCATATTCACTTGGGGAAACTTTTTTAGATGCCTTAAATGCTAAATTGAAGTTTGCTTTGGAATTAAAACCAACTTGGTAAGCAAGAGACAACAAGTTGGCTTTTGGTTCTTCTTCTAGAAGACGACAAACTTCTGAAATGCGACATTCATTGATCAAACGATTGAAGTTAATACCAAGATAAGCATTGATATATTCACTGAGTTGGTAATCCTTGATTCCTAACTTCTCAGCTAGGGAGGCTAAACTCAAATCCTCTTCACGATAGATACATTCAACTTTCAAATAATAGTCTAAGTCTTTTTGAAGTTTTTCTAAATCCAAGTTTAGGATCCGAGAAGTTCGATAGGATTGGCGAAGTCCAGGCAAAATATCTTTGAACAATTCATGATTGATTTCCGTTCCAATAAATGCAACTACTGCCATCAATGTAGCAAGTCCGGCTGTAAAATATATTCCTGTATGCCAACGAAAGAATGTACTAAAAAAGATAAAACTTGCAAACGTAATGTTCCCTTTTAATATCATTCCCAAAACTTGTACTCCTAACTTTGCTTCCTTATTA
This region of Leptospira mtsangambouensis genomic DNA includes:
- a CDS encoding helix-turn-helix domain-containing protein, translated to MFEFFGSWLQFGVWYHFILGLGILVKEKGSKGFPFAMIAAFSGGTLIFYAYRLYVGFEFKISLLNHGYVPIIFLIPGSMQYTIEQFLSLEPVPLSGLKRLYPTFFVIFLLLLLEWKAPHLLLQSMNQSFAGADFSVPEVISAIGCIYWVGTFVWMIYQYRMILYHNPNKEAKLGVQVLGMILKGNITFASFIFFSTFFRWHTGIYFTAGLATLMAVVAFIGTEINHELFKDILPGLRQSYRTSRILNLDLEKLQKDLDYYLKVECIYREEDLSLASLAEKLGIKDYQLSEYINAYLGINFNRLINECRISEVCRLLEEEPKANLLSLAYQVGFNSKANFNLAFKASKKVSPSEYAKSVGKG